A genomic region of Arachis stenosperma cultivar V10309 chromosome 9, arast.V10309.gnm1.PFL2, whole genome shotgun sequence contains the following coding sequences:
- the LOC130948583 gene encoding cytochrome P450 CYP82J17-like, translating into MDFLSLPTVMLVASALVLLYNIWRIMNKTSEKQLQAPELPGAFPLIGHLHLLGTKTPLARTFASFSDKYGPIFRIRLGSYPAIVISNKDGIKECFTINDKALASRPKSSQGVYIGYNYAGFGFAPYGSFFIKHKKLATLELLSSRRVELSRYVYESEIDTLIKDLLLYSAGNSPDKVVVISEWLERLSFNIITKMIAGKRYFSFLQDVDDVEAHRVVKLIREALHLSGGGFVPSDVIPIIQWFGIKGKVLKSMKRIAKDLDTLLGSWVEEHRMKGNKVNSSSEKQDFIDVMLSVVEDDPDSGHTRDTIIKAQIMGILLAGTDTTSSAMIWMLALLLKNKHALKRAQEEINVHVGSLRKVEAYDMKNLVYLQAIFKETLRLYPGGPLLLPHEAREDCYINGYYVPKGTRVFGNVWKLHRDPSIWSEPDKFSPERFINANGEVDEDHHFEYLPFGLSRRVCPGTSLATQVSLITLARFLQTFHFDSPMDEPLDMREGLGLTLPKLTPLKIILSPQVSCELYP; encoded by the exons ATGGATTTCCTTTCTCTTCCAACAGTAATGCTTGTAGCTTCAGCCTTGGTCCTTCTCTACAACATATGGAGGATTATGAACAAAACAAGTGAGAAGCAATTGCAAGCACCAGAACTACCTGGTGCGTTCCCATTAATAGGTCACCTCCATTTACTAGGAACCAAAACTCCACTCGCAAGAACCTTCGCTTCTTTCTCCGATAAGTACGGTCCCATATTCCGAATCCGTCTGGGATCATACCCTGCTATTGTGATCTCCAACAAAGATGGAATCAAAGAATGTTTCACCATAAATGACAAAGCTCTTGCCTCGCGCCCCAAGTCTAGCCAGGGAGTATACATTGGCTATAACTACGCAGGCTTTGGGTTCGCTCCTTATGGCTCCTTCTTTATAAAACACAAGAAGCTAGCTACGCTTGAACTACTCTCGTCTCGCCGCGTCGAATTATCGAGGTATGTATATGAATCCGAGATTGATACTTTGATCAAGGATCTGTTATTGTATTCTGCAGGAAATTCGCCAGATAAAGTAGTTGTTATTAGTGAATGGTTGGAACGGTTAAGTTTCAACATAATCACAAAGATGATAGCGGGAAAAAGGTACTTTAGTTTCTTGCAAGATGTGGACGATGTTGAAGCACATAGAGTTGTGAAGCTTATAAGAGAAGCTTTGCATTTATCTGGAGGGGGTTTTGTTCCTTCGGATGTGATCCCTATAATTCAATGGTTTGGTATAAAAGGGAAAGTTCTTAAATCCATGAAGAGAATTGCAAAAGATTTGGACACACTTTTGGGAAGCTGGGTTGAAGAGCATAGGATGAAGGGTAATAAGGTAAATAGCTCAAGCGAGAAGCAAGATTTCATTGATGTCATGCTTTCCGTTGTtgaagatgatcctgattctgGCCATACACGTGACACTATCATTAAAGCTCAAATTATG GGTATCTTGTTGGCAGGGACAGACACAACGTCCTCAGCAATGATATGGATGCTAGCTTTATTGTTGAAGAACAAACATGCCTTGAAGCGCGCACAAGAGGAAATTAATGTTCATGTAGGTAGCTTGAGAAAAGTAGAGGCGTATGATATGAAAAATCTTGTTTATTTACAAGCAATTTTCAAAGAAACTCTAAGGTTATATCCGGGTGGACCTCTATTATTACCCCATGAAGCAAGAGAAGATTGTTACATTAATGGCTATTACGTGCCAAAAGGGACACGTGTCTTCGGAAATGTGTGGAAGCTACATAGAGATCCAAGTATTTGGTCAGAGCCTGACAAGTTTTCACCAGAGAGGTTTATTAATGCCAATGGAGAAGTTGATGAAGATCACCACTTTGAATACCTTCCATTTGGGTTAAGTAGAAGAGTTTGCCCTGGAACCTCTTTGGCAACACAAGTGAGCCTCATCACACTTGCACGTTTTCTTCAAACATTTCACTTTGATTCTCCCATGGATGAACCTCTTGACATGAGAGAAGGCTTGGGCCTAACCTTGCCCAAGTTGACTCCACTAAAAATTATTCTAAGCCCACAAGTATCTTGTGAACTTTATCCCTGA